GAGAAGCTGCAGGTTGAAGGGAAATCTGCATGACAAAAGTTTCCTGCTGAGCTGGAGCTTCCCCAGCACAAAGCTGCTCTGAGCCCAGCCTTTGTTCCCTGACACCCCAGCCGTGGCAGGGCCCATCTGTGCCTCTTTCATTCATTCCCTGGTGAACGTTAAACTCACTGCCGGCTGGGGTGTGCAGGAGGCCACCAAGCACAGATCGTGAGCAGACTTGGGAGGTCAGGGCCCTGAGCCCGCCCTCATGTGGCCCTGGGACCAATAagagcctggaaaaaaaaatctacattctCCTCTGCACCCCAGGCGATGCTGGTTGTGGGGGGGCAGATCCCCCCCTCCTTGTCCAGGATTTGAGGACACatttaaaagggtaaaaaaaaaaaaaacaaccctgagaGAATACTATAGATCACTTGGAAAATCTTGATTTCCAAGTTTCATTGCTAGAATTACTTCTAGGACTTGGTAAATTATTATCTCTCTGTTGAGTAGCAAATTCTCTTCTCTAGTCACTGTACACAATGACGAAAACGTAGTGTATGAGTTAAGTGATTGAGTCACGAAGCTAGGTTATCCTTGCAATGCGATTTGGAAAGGTGGAGATTATAGGATTAGGAAATCATGTATCTTTCTGGGTCTTGTTTCCCTAGGATGCGGACAACAAAGTAGAGAGGATTTGGGGTGATTGTACGGTCAGGAAGAAGTACTCTCACGTGGACCTGGTGGTGATGGTAGATGGCTTTGAAGGCGAAAAGGGAGCCGTGGTGGCTGGGAGTCGAGGGTACTTCCTGAAGGTAAGAGTTGGAAACCAGTGGGGATAGGATTATAAAAAAGgaactaaaacttttttttttttgcagaaaaacaTAATCTACTTAAAGAGGCCTACAGTTCCACCATTTGTACTTGGCATTTTGCAAAAGTACTGGCAATTAGATGCAATTCTCTTTCGAAAGCCAGAGAGGGCTTATCAGGATTCCATAGAACAAAAGCCACTAAATGATCCTCCATAATGAAGATAGTTTTGCTGACTGAATCAGAACAGTCTCTGCCTCTAAGGAGCTCAGTATAATTGGACAGTCAGACAAGTAACAAAGAATCAAAACCCGCTGTGATAAGTGCTATGTATGGTATGAGTAGGCCTAAAGGGCTTTGAGAGCAGGTAGGTGGAGGCAATAAACCCAGATTAGCTGGGGCAGAGAGCTGATGGATTCACAGAAGCCATCCAGAGAATGtggtaaaataattttggaaatactGCACatgaatacatatatgtaaatatgttctACATATACAAATGAGTCCAGTGTTTTAAGAATTAGCACaagaaggccaggcacggtggctcatgcctgtaatcccagcactttaggaagctaagataggaggatcacttgaggccaggagttcaagaccaacctaggcaacatagcaagaccctatctctgcaaaaaataaaataaaaaattagccaggcatagttgagtgcgcctatagtcctaggtacttgggaggctgatgtaggaggatcacttgagcccaagagttggaggctgcagtgagctataatcatgctaCTGTGCTCCAGtgtgggtgacagagtaagaccctgtctctttaaaaaaaaaaaaactagcacaGGAAAACTCTCCCATGTATCCTGGGTAAATAATCCTTTTCCTTTACTTTGATATCTTAAAAGAGAAATCTCTTAACGGTGTGCCTGTATGACAAGCTGGGCATTGATGTTACGAAAGAATCTCGAGTCAGTTCTGTAGTCCATGGTTTTGTTGGACCTCGTGGCCCTGGGTAGTTCTGTTCTCTTGCCCCAGTTGCCTCTCAGTTTCAGTTCTAGCAGGTGAACATGACGGTGACTGGACCCAATCACACAGTACTATGTCTCTGCTCCTCTAGGGCGTCCTGGTATTCCTGGAACAGGCACTTATCCAgtatgcccttcgcaccttgggaaGTCGGGGCTACACTCCCATTTATACTCCCTTTTTCATGAGGAAGGAGGTCATGCAGGAGGTGGCACAGCTCAGTCAGTTTGATGAAGAACTTTATAAGGTGAGTAGCCAGGGCATGTGGCCGAATGACTTCTTGAGTTGTGTAGCCTAAACTTCAATGATACAGAGCAGCACTTTtcaacagaactttctgcaatgatggaaatgttctatattgtGACTCCTGAGCACTCAAAATGTGGCTAGTGTAATTGaggaaacaaatttttaattttaattaattaacagccacatgtggctagtggctaccatattggacagtgtagATACAGAGCCTCTTTTATCATTCCCTAGGTGATCTTTACAATATATCTAAATTATGCATACTTTAACACCATGAGCTTAAAAAAGAAGCCCATTTATTGGGTGGTTGGACAAAAGGAAATTATAGAAATGGCACTGATCTCCCAGTCCCCTTCCCATGTCCTCCCACTCCTGACCCCAGACTGGAAGTTTCTACGGATCGAGGCATCTTGCCTTGGGATGGATGTGGCTTCCAGTCTGTGACTTCTCAACCATGGACCTTTTCAGGGAGAGCCAGAGGATTTAAGTCAAGGTTCAGAATGTCATTCTGATCAACTGGCTCTAACACCGATGGTAGCACCCCAGTCTGTGTCCAGCACTCAGAATTTCTAGAGTGTCTCTGCTAACAGCTGTCCATTGCAGCAGAGTCTGCTTCTCACTTGTCCCTCTCCTTCAGGACTCCTCTGTCAGAAGTGGGGGCTTTGTGCTTACTGGCTTACTTCCTCCCCAGACCCATGTGGAGGAAGAGTTAGACAGCTGTTGCTGGGCTCTTCTGATTTATATATGCAGGGAGATAGgtttaatatttagaattgtcTTTCTACTGGTCCTTTTGATGAGGTTGAAGTTACGTTTTCATTCAAGATGCTGTGGGAAACAAAATGCTGTCTCTAAACCCTGAGTATTAGTGTAGCCTTGGcatccttctcttctttctttcctttcttttaatgaAGGGAGGAATGTGTTCATGTATCATCTAAAACCtattttaccttttctctttttttctaatttcaccCCCCAAGGTTGGATAATCaccaaaagaactttaaaaatatccacTGCAGGTAATACTAGGGAGAAACTGATGTAGAATATTACAAGAAATACTAGCAGCCAGTGTTCCCTGTGTTTTCTGCATCCTCCACCTCTTATCCAGATGCTTTTTAGATCTACAGATAGGAAGAATCCCAGGTTTCTGTACTCAGGAATTTTGGCTGGCATTTCTTCCCTGATCTAAACCTCAGTTTATTTGTTCTCTAGAGCAATACtttccaatagaactttctgcagtgtcggaaatgttctatatctgcacGATCCAGCATGGCAGCCACTGGCTACATGTGACTGTTGAGCATCTCAAAATGTgactagtgcaactgaggaactaaattttaatttaatttaatagccatatgtggctagcGCCTGTGCCGTGTCAGGCTGCACAGCTCTAGAGATTTTCTTTGATGTATGTGAATGGCCCCACAGGGTTTAACGTCTTACTGCCAGGTAGCAGGGTAGTTTTCTAGACCTCCAAACATGGGCTTAGAGGAAGTTTTCTCCTCTgcatcttttgtttatttgttaaaataatgcCACATCATAGAGAATTTAGAAATGACAAGTGGATATTATCTACTTTCCCATTGCCCTAACacaattgtcatttttaaataatctctttGGGACTTTTTGCATACCTATGTCATTTTCACATAATTATAATCATAATGTATATAGATTGCCTTTTGACTTAACATGTCAGAAGcggttttctgttttattacatggtcttcataatcatttttttaatggttgtgtGATATTACATGGACTGGACGTAGGATAGTCAGCTCTTCCCCAGTTGAGTATTTAGGGGACTTCTTTTCTTgctgtcaataaataaataactttgacAATAAACCTTTTTTGGACTGACCTATTACCTCCTTGTCTTTTTAGcattccctccccactcccaggcagGGATTTAAGAATATTCTTCCTGCCCTGTcccttgtatcttttctgtgatttctttggTCCTCCATCACTCTTAACTGGCATAGGTCCCTCCTTCTACAGGTGATTGGCAAAGGCAGTGAGAAGTCCGAAGACAACTCCTATGATGAGAAATACCTGATTGCCACCTCAGAGCAGCCCATTGCTGCCCTACACCGGGACGAGTGGCTCCGGCCAGAGGACCTGCCCATCAAGTATGCCGGCCTGTCCACCTGCTTCCGCCAGGAGGTGGGCTCACATGGCCGTGACACCCGTGGCATCTTTCGAGTCCATCAGTTTGAGAAGGTGAGTAGCAGGTCAGGGTAAGCAGGGGAACCTTCTGTCTGTCCAGGGTGGTTAGAGGAGAGACAGGATCTATGTTGCCCTGGCCCATCCTGGCCCCCACTTTTCCTCTCATTGCTGTGTCTGTGTTTTTGGGGAAGAGCCTGGGAAGCACATGGTGGAGTGTGGAGTATGGACTGTAGGCCTAGACAGCCTGAAAACAAATGTCTGCTgcaccacttaccagctgtgtgacattggacaAGCTGCGTGACCTCTTTGTGCTCAGTGTCTGCCCCTGAAAAAGAAGGACAATAATAATAGTGCCTCCCTCACCAGGCCTACTGTGAGGATTATCCTAGTTACCATGTACAGAGCACTCAGAACAGTGCATGTGTATATGGCGAGCTCTCTGTGTGAGCATTTGTTCTTGTTGCAATCCGGTCCCTGTTGCTGGAGGCCCAGCTTTGCTGCCTCTCTGTGATGTAGGAAAAGGTCTTCATTGCAAAGACGTCTCCCACTTCAGTGCTTTCTATACCCTTTACCATTGTCACCATCTCCTTGGGTCCCCCTATGCAGATTGAACAGTTTGTGTACGCTTCACCCCATGACAACAAGTCGTGGGAGATGTTTGAAGAGATGATCACCACTGCGGAGGAGTTCTACCAGTCTTTGGGGATCCCTTACCACATTGTGAATATTGTCTCAGGTATGAGACCCATCATCTTCTCAGCTTCCCTCTCCTGTGTCCCATAGACACCACCCTCACCAGCTGAGCTTCCACACTAAGAAATATCTCACAATGCAGCTCATTAcccatattaattaaaatatcacaCTCTCCTCCCTTGAGAGTGTTTGGTGATAAGACTATCTGGGTGAAGTTTCACTTCTGGGGCTAGGACATGAATTAAAGAATTCTTCAGGCTCACTAAAGGTTAGCCTTCTGAAATACCATCCCTCCATGAATTCTAGGGGTTTTTCCTTACAGGTTCTTTGAATCATGCTGCCAGTAAAAAGCTCGACCTGGAGGCCTGGTTTCCGGGCTCAGGAGCCTTTCGTGAGTTAGTCTCCTGTTCTAACTGCACGGATTACCAGGCTCGCCGGCTCCGCATCCGATATGGGCAGACCAAGAAGATGATGGACAAGGTAGACAGCCCCCAGGGAGGTGGGAAGCAGGGCGTCAGCACAGAATGCATCCATCCTATTTTTCAGCTTCTGGGGAACGTTAGCTCCCAGCATCATGGGAAAAGTCTGAGCTTCTCAATCTGTACCAAAAAGCGAACCTAAAAATGACCTCTACTGAGTCAGGACTGAATTCTTCTAAATAGAAACCTAAATCTAGCTCTATTCTGCAAGGTAATTctaccttttctctttctggctttgtttttcttaactCCAGAGAAAGAATAATCTCCATTTATCTACACAGAACAAGTTGGAGGCAATGTCTTCCCTCTTCTCGCCCAAGAAGGTCTGGGTTGTAAGCTTATCTCTTCAAACCCAATCTTCAGGCCCTAATCTTTTGCAAGTCAGGGGCTCAGAAGTGGTTAAAAGGAGAGGCCACAGACAGTAGTAGTTTCTTTCTTCCCTCAAAGGGCCCACTCCTCAGAGTACTGGGATCTACCACTTGTCACTCAGGGAAGCATGAGGAGTCTATCTGGAGTTGTCTACTAAGGAATAAATACCAAACAGATTCAAGTTTAGAAAAAAGTTGATAATGAGTAGAATCCATCATTTTGATTTGTTTAGTTAGAGTTGGGGGAGTTCTGGTTGAGTGGATGGTTTCTGGTCATCAGT
This region of Microcebus murinus isolate Inina chromosome 2, M.murinus_Inina_mat1.0, whole genome shotgun sequence genomic DNA includes:
- the SARS1 gene encoding serine--tRNA ligase, cytoplasmic — encoded protein: MVLDLDLFRVDKGGDPALIRETQEKRFKDPGLVDQLVKADSEWRRCRFRADNLNKLKNLCSKTIGEKMKKKEPVGDDESIPVNVLNFDDLTADTLAKLSVSQIKKVRLLIDEAILEGDAERIKLEAERFENLREIGNLLHPSVPISNDEDADNKVERIWGDCTVRKKYSHVDLVVMVDGFEGEKGAVVAGSRGYFLKGVLVFLEQALIQYALRTLGSRGYTPIYTPFFMRKEVMQEVAQLSQFDEELYKVIGKGSEKSEDNSYDEKYLIATSEQPIAALHRDEWLRPEDLPIKYAGLSTCFRQEVGSHGRDTRGIFRVHQFEKIEQFVYASPHDNKSWEMFEEMITTAEEFYQSLGIPYHIVNIVSGSLNHAASKKLDLEAWFPGSGAFRELVSCSNCTDYQARRLRIRYGQTKKMMDKVEFVHMLNATMCATTRTICAILENYQTEKGIVVPEKLKEFMPPGLQELIPFVKPAPIDQEPSKKQKKQHEGSKKKVAAKDVTLENRLQNMEVTDA